One Schistocerca gregaria isolate iqSchGreg1 unplaced genomic scaffold, iqSchGreg1.2 ptg000569l, whole genome shotgun sequence genomic window, CCCCCAAGCTACCAACACAGACCCTTCCCGCCCTCCACCAAACGCCTTCTCAGCGAGCCGATGGCGGGAAACCCGTAGCTCTTAACCCCCCCGAGTCGGAAGAACTCTTCAAATTCAAAGATTTTGTCGTGTGCGAAGATGTAGAGGATTTGTACGATCCGCTTCAGCCCAACTCCTTTGATGCGTACCTAGAAGAACAAGACAGACTGTCGTCCCCCGGACCGAACCCCATCGATCAGGCCGCGTCTCCTCAGACCAAGGCCTTCACACCTGAGCAAACCGACTTACCTCCCCACGCGGAGCCGCCTCCAGTCTCATCCTTCGGCGAACGTATCCTGTACAAACAGGGGTGGAAGGGTGCAGGATTCGGTCTGGGCAAGGACAACCAGGGAATTCACGCACCCTTGGAACACCAAGTCATCCACGAAGGCTCTAAAGACTGCTCTCCGTTTTCATCAGGAGTCGGATCAGCCGCCATCGGCATGATCGTTCAATCGGAACCCCTAGACACCTGCGAGTCGTCCAGAGTCGTCGTCTTAACCAACATGGTCGACAGGTCGCAAGTGGACTCGGAATTGTCTCAAGAAACCGCCGAAGAGTGCAAAACGTTCGGAAAAGTCCTACGCTGTATCGTACACGAAAACGACGACCAAGAGGTCCGCATATTCGTCATGTTCGACTGTGTCCAAGCTGCAAAAAGAGCCAAAAAAGAACTGCATAACAGATACTTCGCCGGTAGAAAAGTGTGTGCAAGCATGTATCCTGAATGCGCGTTCTTAGAAAAGCAGTACAGATTGCCGCTAAGGTGAAACCTCTCTTCTTTCAAAGCGAAAGCCAAAAAACATGGCGTCACTGGACCTCTCTGAACCTATGGCCGCTGCTGGATAACACCTAAAACCACCACTTCTTTGTCTGTTCCAATTTTATTGTACATATATGACAATTCAACTGCATGCCAGTTCGGCTCTAAAGCTTGGACACGGAGTTTATAAAGGGCTCAAATTTCATCGCGAGGCTCAAATTTCCCTTGACCTTGAGCTGTCAAAAAAAAACCGTTATAACGTTACTGTACTCCCCGAACTACACACACTTCCGCATCATATAACGCACCCTTCCGTCTACAAATGCACTTTGGACGTTCAGTCTCCTCGAGACCAACGCAACAAAATCGTCCGGCTTCATCGTCAACTGGACCTCTGCTTTGGAGGCCGCGCCCTCCTTTAGACTCGGGTGGTCACTCTTCAAGTCGATCGTCCAACTTTTTATGCGTCCATCCGGCTGGACAATCTGCAGCTCGAACACGCCGTTGATTCTGTCTTTCAACATGGGGCCATCcctttcaacctggcgcctcaacATTTCCAAAATGGCCTCCACGCTCGGAGAACCACTTGCACTCTTTTCCACGTTCTTTTCGGACGACTCGACCCTCGAACCGCTCGCCGGCCTCTTCGACACGTACTCCATGACGATCCTCGACGAGTCGCTCATATCCGTCGGATATTGAGGATCTTTGGAAAAATCGCCGATCTCCCTCCAGGCATCCCTTTTCAAAGCCGATAACCGTCAGGACCGAAAATGCGCTCATCGTCGGCGAGCGAGTTCTCTCGAACCTCTCCCCCAAAAACGTACCTAATGGCCTCCGCCTTTAGCTCGGTGTCCGTGGGAAACAGCTTTCCCCGCGACCTTTGCCACCGAACCCGCGCGATGTATCCGGCACCGACCTCGTACAACGCCCCTGTAGTCTTGTTCTCTTCGCTGACCAAGTAAGCGACAAAGGGTGCCACATACTCCGGACGAAGCGCTTCCAAAAGCTGCCTGGGAAGCACCTTTTCCGTCATTCTAGATCCCGCCAGCGGAGATATCGTATTCACCAAAATCTGGTGCTTCCTCCCTTCTTTGGACAGAGCTTGGCTGAAACCGTGCAACCCCATCTTCGCCGCTCCGTAATTGGCCTGACCGAAGTTCCCATACAACCCAGCCGCGGATGCCGTCATAATGACGCGCCCGTACTTATTATTGACCATGTGCGGCCACGCGGCCTTGGTGACGCGGTATGCCCCCCTGAGGTGCACTTCGTACACCAAATCCCAATCTTCGTCCTTCATGTTTTGAAAGCTCGTATCTCGCAGGATCCCGGCGTTGTTGATCAGAATGTCCACCCTTCCGAACGCGTCAAGCGCAGTCTGGACAATCCTGTCACCGTTCTCGACCGAGTCGTAGTTGGCCACGGCTCGTCCGCCAGACTTCTTGATCTCCTCCACGACCACGTCCGCCGCTCCGGCCGATTTCCCGCTTCCGGACGTGCTGGTTCCAAGGTCGTTGACCACTACCGACGCCCCAAGAGACGCAAGCAGCTTGGAATATGCACTACAAAATAAAATTATGGATAAAATTAtggttaaggaaaaaaaaaaagtcgatttttctgttttcttagcGTACCGACCAAGACCGCCTCCAGCACCTGTGACGACCGCC contains:
- the LOC126315400 gene encoding peroxisomal multifunctional enzyme A-like; the protein is MSKVRFDGRVAVVTGAGGGLGRAYSKLLASLGASVVVNDLGTSTSGSGKSAGAADVVVEEIKKSGGRAVANYDSVENGDRIVQTALDAFGRVDILINNAGILRDTSFQNMKDEDWDLVYEVHLRGAYRVTKAAWPHMVNNKYGRVIMTASAAGLYGNFGQANYGAAKMGLHGFSQALSKEGRKHQILVNTISPLAGSRMTEKVLPRQLLEALRPEYVAPFVAYLVSEENKTTGALYEVGAGYIARVRWQRSRGKLFPTDTELKAEAIRDAWREIGDFSKDPQYPTDMSDSSRIVMEYVSKRPASGSRVESSEKNVEKSASGSPSVEAILEMLRRQVERDGPMLKDRINGVFELQIVQPDGRIKSWTIDLKSDHPSLKEGAASKAEVQLTMKPDDFVALVSRRLNVQSAFVDGRLKVKGNLSLAMKFEPFINSVSKL